In a genomic window of Plutella xylostella chromosome 16, ilPluXylo3.1, whole genome shotgun sequence:
- the LOC105383468 gene encoding uncharacterized protein LOC105383468, which produces METDEPKNPGLIHTLDDPDSRSAVNSLILDYYKKFGRKRDLEQYFSLSTVSQSDIRDPTSLFWRRMKAQTDSSDSCEKPSESSTELCRISIQCSVPVESSSQDEKSDQKCKAESVSPPIIIEEVSPRDTTHSDNESVKSEGNHSHKSVDITLDTSMNKPVSPTSSITSQRKLEWDSLADVGYANETDRKTSGSSLSTLERLALLQQYSNSDNKENVLGQPTAHSTLIEPTHRSKTNKKSLIKKTKEVHSKGVDIVELNVPQSSKTHPISVNLTRHISFNVENDGGISIGNIDKEVKVTSPDKQPLEKDVTPEVKIDKEIQTSLPKPNTGTEKRKECIPVLLSLNSLKSRLKRRKPRTVRKKSSKKVSRKKKPPLVHEKSGEQVSEAESFEYMPGHIYNQNQMMDDHHKTRNSAGNKSSLESSGGVTTESSKTNASLTKDLEKNIQLLENVLKQYNNDSKIKKKLIKELVIKLLNSKYKGDGSTTDFLSGLSLSSKCLNLAEGNSKNATTTSTSDTNNTGEKTKRPKKSILRMDKFNSSAIASTSQSVPNLPTVGNSENPMLTKYKKQQSISHTESDISSKCKDSTDTVFAKTSSEELYQKYIEALKREEAYKKHLRDKENFMRQKLTGSDGGLKAPLQTVSDAKQNRLKELINDLATNNYADGSGDARKLEGYPNKKDIEKYIDMKKQRSHSVFTLSSGNSQKKEKENRKIDLRKRLQNEIEAGSSGTSKAHYCCCPHHNKCTHVVDTTRQANTSGQGSCSGNETQIKTIAQVHNVDQKESEEVCKNKSSKSSSPRGDKIEIKPGQTNICIKSSSSSHICDHPGSSCESGKKFYKTGQFKVEDNNSSKKSPRATSSECDDSCSSRKKPYDSQKKKSDCVDMPKQVTPSHIIADKITGEIKYVYCLCTGESVVPNENLLVYKCSRLMDKGVQLGATRSGMSNDVSVQCSGPSSKGSTPRNDNIPSTSKETNEAISRHLPEKVTDIKRSSQSSQTNLPCHFSRRFSERSVDTGTSRALERRRNSSPKRNVAYNCFKNQEPDRKILILEITRCIQTGISIDPNISNPSLSDINIVSDCAEVVSKQYREVSLKSAENSSIKSKIAEMQLTHPKDMFVGTPQHTERITNVPGFVENDCNINVESNIDIYEKRYEKTSQEVNMDSYKIPLQGTNMTLMVSVESKNTRLPFDDVKKGPTLATKGIATEVVENLNKYTSLREECSKGVQSEYTNIFEQVHSSTKSGDVIISAEKPKVVGQNDKIELNTKDVACDCNINERNQIEKPTKTYETNDDDKNEHVFAKPREKSGSYPCNKRSLFIKRNTDPTLIDKAINVDANDSDSRAVATRDLKDSEKQTEILSNAQDERSNYGSGTYPATNKKIILRTNTNPYLSSGEQENMDIEAQIKSESYQANYKDRASNYVEIQTKDFGTSCNTGDVSISRSPNNNPKSATYPTANKKIFTKRNTDPAILDDPNNQDNLKSMTQRIDVTEKFKPTSSITSRSQSETDQQTTDYDSSDPVLQVIKDITRRYSKSDIGKGKDKKCYKEIMTLLKCLLDTEDATDTRSSSDATPRERNQKRSPLKEHKKTVDVGTSSPVKRRDKKSDKKHKSSNKTSGSTESTDFPGTTERESSDAAACHVLNKIKKECEKYHQNRCKPCHHHKESSSTSVNCEACKKMHHCACRNRCKGSRVKAFEKIKKKCVAYNLILQTSDSMIPEEEPCNVHKHPLQNVVVKVPPKRPNFGDNVQFKVTDESPRSRFVPNTDYHRPGRIPNESEISSTDDYKRELQALTVRDYLERNRPDFIENTSDRQNALRVISETRSRERDATRRLLSLQLQRAPLSAVSATHVTQLARELGIELRRRKLAPKFISEREMKKHSEKIYKSLPEVVQKKEDLRKENIKKTNLLMASMFKKSLQKKTLRGSVNISNYSAVIKI; this is translated from the exons ATGGAAACGGATGAGCCTAAAAATCCAGGTCTAATTCATACTTTGGACGATCCCGATTCACGTTCGGCCGTTAACTCTTTGATATTGGACTATTACAAAAAGTTTGGTAGAAAAAGGGACTTGGAGCAGTATTTCTCGCTATCTACGGTTTCTCAGAGTGATATTAGAGACCCCACGAGTCTGTTTTGGAGAAGGATGAAGGCACAGACTGACTCGTCTGACTCGTGTGAGAAGCCGAGTGAGTCCTCCACTGAACTGTGTAGAATTTCCATCCAGTGCTCCGTCCCTGTGGAGTCCAGCTCACAA GATGAAAAAAGTGATCAGAAATGCAAGGCAGAATCAGTTTCACCACCGATCATCATTGAAGAAGTATCTCCCAGGGACACAACACATTCTGACAATGAATCCGTTAAATCTGAAGGAAACCACTCCCATAAGT CCGTGGACATTACACTGGACACATCAATGAACAAGCCAGTATCTCCGACCAGCAGTATAACATCACAAAGGAAACTGGAATGGGACTCATTAGCGGATGTGGGTTATGCAAATGAGACTGATAGAAAGACGTCAGGCTCAAGCTTGAGCACCCTTGAGAGGCTGGCTCTTCTACAACAATATTCTAATAGTGACAATAAAGAAAATGTACTTGGACAACCTACAGCTCATTCTACACTAATTGAACCAACACACAGgtctaaaacaaataaaaaaagtttgatAAAAAAGACCAAAGAAGTTCACAGCAAAGGTGTTGATATTGTAGAACTTAATGTCCCTCAGTCATCCAAGACACATCCAATAAGTGTAAACCTAACTAGACACATATCTTTCAATGTTGAAAATGATGGTGGAATTTCCATTGGAAACATAGATAAAGAAGTCAAAGTCACATCTCCAGACAAACAACCACTTGAAAAAGATGTAACACCAGAGGTAAAGATAGATAAAGAAATACAAACTTCATTACCAAAACCTAACACAGGTACAGAAAAAAGAAAGGAATGTATTCCAGTTCTTTTAAGCCTAAATTCTTTAAAAAGTCGATTGAAAAGAAGGAAGCCAAGAACTGTTAGGAAGAAATCAAGCAAAAAAGTTTCCAGGAAGAAGAAACCGCCACTTGTACATGAAAAAAGTggtgaacaagtttctgaagcaGAAAGCTTTGAATATATGCCAGGACACATTTATAATCAGAATCAAATGATGGATGACCATCATAAAACCAGAAATTCAGCAGGAAACAAGTCAAGCCTTGAATCCAGTGGTGGTGTCACAACAGAATCAAGTAAAACAAATGCTTCTTTAACTAAAGATTTAGAAAAGAATATCCAACTTCTAGAGAATGTGCTTAAGCAGTACAATAATGACtcgaaaataaagaaaaaactgATTAAAGAATTAGTAATTAAACTACTGAACTCGAAATACAAGGGTGATGGAAGTACAACAGATTTTTTATCTGGGCTAAGTTTAAGCAGCAAATGTCTTAACTTGGCAGAAGGGAACAGCAAGAATGCTACCACTACCAGTACTTCTGACACAAACAATACTGGCGAAAAAACAAAGAGGCCTAAAAAATCTATCTTACGTATGGATAAGTTTAATTCCAGCGCTATCGCCTCAACATCTCAAAGTGTCCCAAATTTACCTACTGTAGGTAACAGCGAAAATCCAATGTTgactaaatataaaaaacaacaatcaATTTCACATACAGAATCAGATATTTCAAGCAAATGTAAAGATTCTACTGACACAGTATTTGCTAAAACAtcttctgaagaactatacCAGAAGTATATAGAGGCATTAAAAAGAGAAGAGGCTTATAAAAAGCATTTGCGTGATAAAGAAAACTTTATGAGACAAAAACTGACTGGATCTGATGGTGGTCTAAAAGCCCCACTACAAACTGTATCAGATGCCAAACAAAATAGATTAAAAGAACTTATAAATGATCTGGCTACAAACAATTACGCCGATGGTTCGGGAGATGCTAGAAAACTAGAAGGGTATCCCAATAAAAAAGATATTGAAAAATACATAGACAtgaaaaagcaaagaagtcaCTCCGTTTTTACTCTGTCCTCCGGAAATTcacagaaaaaagaaaaagaaaatcgGAAAATAGATTTAAGAAAGAGGTTACAGAATGAAATTGAAGCTGGAAGCTCGGGCACAAGTAAGGCTCACTACTGTTGCTGTCCACATCATAACAAATGCACACATGTTGTAGACACTACTCGTCAGGCTAATACTTCAGGTCAAGGTTCATGCTCAGGCAATGAAACTCAGATCAAAACCATAGCTCAAGTTCATAATGTGGATCAAAAAGAAAGCGAGGAAGTCTGCAAAAATAAATCATCAAAATCTTCTTCTCCACGAGGAGATAAAATAGAGATTAAACCAGGACAGACAAATATTTGCATTAAATCATCAAGTTCATCCCACATTTGTGACCATCCAGGGTCGTCTTGTGAGAGTGGCAAGAAATTTTACAAAACTGGCCAATTTAAAGTAGAGGACAATAATAGCTCTAAAAAGTCTCCAAGGGCGACAAGTAGCGAATGTGATGATTCATGTTCGTCTCGGAAAAAGCCTTACGACTCACAAAAGAAAAAATCTGACTGTGTAGATATGCCGAAACAAGTTACCCCTTCACATATAATTGCAGACAAAATTACCGGTGAAATAAAGTATGTGTACTGTTTATGTACTGGAGAATCTGTTGTCCCTAATGAAAATCTCTTGGTTTACAAATGCTCGCGTTTGATGGACAAAGGTGTACAGTTAGGCGCTACAAGATCCGGAATGTCCAATGACGTTTCAGTTCAATGTTCAGGACCAAGCAGCAAAGGTTCAACACCACGAAACGACAACATACCCTCCACGAGCAAAGAAACAAATGAAGCAATCAGTAGGCATTTACCTGAAAAAGTCACTGATATAAAACGTTCTTCACAGTCATCGCAAACTAATTTGCCGTGTCATTTTAGCCGAAGATTCAGTGAACGAAGCGTAGATACTGGCACGTCGAGAGCTTTGGAACGGCGAAGGAATAGCTCGCCTAAGAGAAATGTAGCATACAATTGCTTTAAAAACCAGGAGCCTGATAGAAAGATTTTAATTCTTGAGATTACAAGGTGTATCCAAACGGGTATTAGCATTGACCCTAATATTTCTAATCCTTCTCTTTCcgatataaatattgtaagtgATTGCGCTGAAGTAGTCAGTAAACAGTACAGAGAAGTATCTTTAAAGAGTGCCGAAAATTCCAGTATAAAATCAAAGATCGCAGAAATGCAATTGACCCATCCTAAAGATATGTTTGTTGGGACCCCACAACATACTGAAAGAATAACAAATGTACCTGGATTCGTTGAAAATGACTGTAACATCAATGTTGAATCAAATATTGATATTTACGAAAAACGTTATGAGAAAACATCGCAAGAAGTAAACATGGatagttataaaatacctCTTCAAGGCACTAACATGACGCTAATGGTAAGTGTTGAATCTAAAAATACGAGACTACCTTTCGATGATGTCAAAAAAGGACCAACACTTGCAACAAAGGGCATTGCAACGGAAGTTGTggaaaacttaaataaatacacctCTTTAAGAGAAGAATGTTCTAAAGGCGTCCAATCAGAGTACACTAATATATTTGAACAAGTACATTCTTCTACGAAATCTGGTGATGTAATCATCTCTGCTGAAAAACCTAAAGTAGTTGGTCAAAATGACAAAATCGAATTGAATACTAAAGATGTCGCTTGCGATTGCAATATAAATGAACGAAACCAAATAGAAAAACCCACCAAAACCTATGAaactaatgatgatgataaaaatgAGCATGTTTTCGCAAAACCGAGAGAAAAATCTGGCTCTTATCCATGTAATAAAAGAAGTCTATTTATTAAAAGAAATACAGACCCTACTCTCATTGATAAAGCTATTAACGtagatgcaaatgatagtgATAGTCGTGCAGTTGCTACAAGAGATCTTAAAGACTCAGAAAAACAGACAGAGATTTTATCGAATGCACAAGATGAACGGTCAAATTATGGCAGTGGTACCTATCCAGCCACTAATAAGAAAATCATTTTGAGAACTAATACAAATCCATATTTGTCCAGTGGTGAGCAAGAAAATATGGATATTGAGGCACAAATAAAATCTGAAAGTTATCAAGCCAACTATAAAGATCGCGCATCCAACTATGTGGAAATCCAAACTAAAGATTTCGGTACCTCATGTAATACTGGTGATGTAAGCATATCTCGCTCTCCTAATAATAATCCAAAATCTGCGACTTACCCTACTGCTAATAAGAAGATATTTACAAAGAGAAATACAGACCCGGCGATATTAGATGATCCTAATAACCAGGATAACTTAAAATCGATGACACAGAGAATCGATGTTACTGAAAAATTTAAACCAACAAGTTCTATAACAAGCAGATCGCAAAGTGAGACAGATCAACAAACAACTGATTACGATAGTAGTGACCCTGTACTGCAAGTTATTAAAGACATAACGAGACGTTATTCCAAAAGTGATATAGGAAAGGGAAAGGATAAGAAATGCTACAAAGAAATCATGACTTTGCTGAAGTGCCTCTTAGACACTGAAGACGCGACTGATACTAGATCATCGAGTGATGCTACACCTAGAGAAAGGAATCAAAAACGCTCACCTTTAAAAGAACATAAGAAGACAGTTGATGTAGGAACTAGCTCGCCAGTCAAGAGAAGAGATAAGAAATCAGACAAAAAGCACAAATCTAGCAACAAAACGTCAGGCTCAACAGAATCTACAGATTTTCCAGGAACTACCGAGCGAGAGAGCTCCGACGCTGCCGCTTGCCACGTCCtcaacaaaataaagaaagaaTGCGAAAAGTATCACCAGAATCGCTGCAAGCCTTGTCATCACCACAAAGAGTCTAGCAGTACGTCTGTTAACTGCGAAGCTTGCAAGAAAATGCACCACTGCGCTTGTCGAAATAGATGTAAAGGGTCAAGGGTGAAAGCATTTGAAAAGATTAAGAAGAAGTGTGTTGCGTACAACTTGATTCTACAGACATCTGACAGTATGATCCCTGAAGAAGAACCCTGTAATGTCCACAAGCATCCGTTGCAAAATGTGGTTGTTAAAGTGCCTCCGAAACGTCCTAATTTTGGCGATAATGTGCAGTTTAAAGTCACTGACGAATCACCTCGTTCAAGATTTGTTCCGAACACTGACTATCATCGTCCAGGGCGTATTCCTAATGAGAGTGAGATATCGAGCACTGATGATTACAAACGGGAGCTCCAGGCCCTGACGGTCAGGGATTACTTGGAAAGGAACCGACCTGACTTCATTGAAAATACTTCGGATCGTCAGAATGCGCTGAGAGTGATCAGCGAGACTCg ATCCCGCGAGCGCGACGCGACGCGGCGGCTGCTGTCGCTGCAGCTGCAGCGCGCGCCGCTGAGCGCCGTCAGCGCGACGCACGTCACGCAGCTCGCTAGGGAGCTCGGCATCGAGTTGAGGAGACGCAAGT TGGCGCCaaaatttatcagtgaacgCGAAATGAAGAAACACTCTGAGAAAATTTACAAGTCTCTGCCCGAGGTGGTTCAGAAGAAAGAGGACTTGAGGAAGGAAAATATTAAGAAGACCAACTTACTGATGGCTTCCATGTTCAAGAAG AGTCTACAAAAGAAAACTCTTCGTGGCAGCGTCAACATCTCTAACTACAGTGcagttattaaaatatga